One stretch of Sander lucioperca isolate FBNREF2018 chromosome 13, SLUC_FBN_1.2, whole genome shotgun sequence DNA includes these proteins:
- the LOC116064901 gene encoding roundabout homolog 1-like isoform X4, which produces MRAPIHVWWRTWLESLNHLPRSLYTSILVSCHPSFIHHQTATRNLEPLSLSYLHSNSIHQYMPPAFAIRPRNQVVTVGRTVTFQCEATGNPQPAIFWQREGSESLLFSYQPPQPFSRLSVSQMGSLTITDVQRSDGGFYSCQALNIAGSVITKALLEVTDSGSNHPPPVIRQGPLNQTIPVDSTVVLGCQTADFPSPTVHWKKDGLLVSPMDSRMSIADTGSLEIRYAKLGDTGFYTCLASSPNGEASWTAYLQVEEFGVVVQSSQPIDPNLIPSAPSKPEVTDISHTSVTLSWKTNPNAGATPTSYLIEAFSYTLGSRWVTLAEHIKTQTFVLRNLRPATVYLFMVRAVNAYGLSDPSPISDSVRTQDSTSTMQGVDHRHIQRELGDVVIHLHPPTVLSSSAVRMQWMVEQQSTYIQGYKVLYRVSAEHGQPEGQWSVLEVHTPREDGVVIGQLKRGSIYEFKVRPFFDEFQGADSEVKVVRTLEEAPSRAPQGITVTKSDTNGTAILVAWKPPPQREEAGVIQEYKIWCLGNESRYHVNQSVDGSTFSVLISNLAPGIRYSVEVAASNGAGPGVRSDVTFFQLDSTGQMMDISEERDTLSQISDVVRQPAFIAGIGATCWLVLMIFSVWLYRHRKKRNGLSSTYTGIRKVPSFTFTPTVAYQRGESVCSAARPGLLSMGEPLNQLWLPDNWPNACANHKDCSINCCNNGNGTSDSNMTTYSRPADCIANYGNHTENKQGGQLGSEMAIYSDVNLSNKLNEIKTFNNSNLCYASPGGDSAATYEPIPYATTQLIQASIKNKAATGVAMAEPLDMPCWKQPPNLPPIPKEMAVQMQYNIIEQNMLNKDHLQGSEGMIHPKTIPYNQTRDHSTGGSHHSSDRGSNSTSGSQNQKKGTRAPKIPKHNAVSWGEALSPPHANAWDCDEYSLPMERSFDPEERMEGCPTPPLRGAASSPLEVFYSHPPNATPQGDLSNGLQDGTEHLSQHISGHPRPLSPTHTYSSIPFCMDTDVQEEDEEEEEEEAEEETDAELADSYYSQHHKRQKHKHQLHHPSPHNLLLHGLEQTPASSTGDLDRSVTGSMVNSWGSASEDNISSGRSSVVSTSEGSFFTDGDFNQAVASSRDIVGLRMCRYPEESGRRHQRPSSPMSTDSNMSPAITHKRPRRHKQNQSGQQGYQPKDIFNDDSCMPLNFPSQMSHSDYKVRGATLPRMGSGEARGRRGSAGTQRVREASFEQRESQDKHKTPLGGKGSSKGRQHSEIGDVLLYSRPSFPSGQAQREPDDTNSSSFMSCGDSRTKQGGQLAPTGQVEEFLKS; this is translated from the exons ATGAGGGCTCCTATACATGTGTGGTGGAGAACATGGTTGGAAAGTCTGAATCATCTGCCACGCTCACTGTACACG TCAATACTGGTAAGTTGTCATCCGTCCTTCATCCACCATCAGACAGCAACAAGAAACCTTGAGCCACTGTCATTGTCCTATCTTCACTCTAATTCCATCCATCAATACA TGCCCCCAGCATTTGCCATACGCCCCAGGAACCAGGTGGTGACAGTGGGCAGGACGGTCACCTTCCAGTGCGAGGCCACTGGCAATCCACAGCCCGCTATCTTCTGGCAGAGGGAGGGCAGTGAG AGTTTGCTGTTCTCGTACCAGCCACCACAGCCCTTtagccgtctgtctgtctcccagATGGGCAGTTTGACCATTACCGACGTTCAGCGCTCTGATGGCGGCTTTTACAGTTGCCAGGCTCTCAACATCGCTGGCAGTGTTATTACCAAAGCACTGCTGGAGGTCACAGACT ctgGATCAAACCACCCTCCCCCTGTGATTAGGCAGGGCCCACTCAATCAGACCATTCCTGTGGACAGCACAGTGGTCCTGGGTTGCCAAACAGCTGACTTTCCATCTCCTACAGTCCACTGGAAGAAGGACGGTCTGCTGGTTTCTCCCATGGACTCCCGCATGTCCATAGCAGACACAGGATCACTGGAGATTCGCTACGCTAAG CTGGGAGATACAGGCTTCTACACTTGTTTAGCTTCTAGTCCCAATGGAGAAGCTTCCTGGACAGCATACTTACAGGTGGAGG AGTTTGGAGTTGTTGTTCAGTCCAGTCAGCCGATAGACCCTAACCTGATTCCCAGTGCTCCGTCTAAACCTGAGGTGACTGACATCAGCCatacctctgtcactctgtCGTGGAAAACAAACCCCAATGCTGGTGCAACACCTACATCTTACCTGATCGAGGCATTCAG TTATACGTTAGGCAGCAGATGGGTGACCCTAGCTGAGCATATAAAGACACAGACCTTTGTACTGAGGAACCTGAGGCCAGCAACTGTCTACCTCTTTATGGTCAGAGCGGTGAATGCTTATGGCCTCAGTGACCCCAGTCCAATCTCTGACTCTGTCAGAACACAGG ACAGCACTTCCACCATGCAGGGAGTGGATCACCGACACATCCAGAGGGAGCTGGGAGATGTGGTTATCCACCTGCACCCACCAACTGTTCTTTCATCTTCTGCTGTCAGGATGCAGTGGATG GTTGAGCAGCAGTCCACATACATCCAGGGTTACAAGGTGCTTTACAGGGTATCCGCTGAGCACGGCCAGCCAGAGGGGCAGTGGAGTGTCCTGGAAGTACACACCCCACGGGAGGACGGGGTGGTGATCGGTCAGCTGAAGAGAGGTTCCATCTACGAATTCAAAGTGCGCCCTTTCTTTGATGAGTTCCAGGGAGCTGACAGTGAGGTCAAGGTGGTCAGGACGTTGGAAGAAG CCCCTAGCAGAGCACCCCAGGGCATTACAGTGACAAAGAGTGATACCAATGGGACCGCCATCCTTGTTGCTTGGAAACCGCCTCCACAACGGGAAGAAGCTGGAGTCATTCAGGAGTACAAG ATCTGGTGTCTGGGTAATGAGAGTCGCTATCATGTAAACCAGTCGGTCGACGGCTCCACCTTCTCTGTGCTCATCTCCAATCTGGCACCGGGAATTCGCTACAGCGTAGAGGTTGCTGCCAGCAATGGTGCTGGACCTGGGGTCAGGAGtgatgtcactttttttcaattag ACTCTACAGGCCAGATGATGGATATCAGTGAGGAAAGAGACACCTTGTCTCAGATCTCAGATGTGGTGAGGCAACCAGCATTTATTGCTGGCATTGGCGCCACCTGCTGGTTGGTCCTCATGATCTTCAGTGTGTGGCTCTACCGTCACCGCAAGAAGAGAAATGGCCTCAGCAGCACATACACCGGCATCCGCAAgg TCCCCTCATTCACCTTTACACCTACag TGGCATATCAAAGAGGAGAATCAGTGTGCAGTGCTGCCAG ACCTGGCCTTCTCAGCATGGGTGAACCTCTAAACCAGCTGTGGCTGCCAGACAATTGGCCAAATGCATGTGCCAATCACAAGGACTGTAGCATCAACTGCTGCAATAATGGCAATGGCACCAGTGACAGTAACATGACAACATACAGCCGACCAG CTGACTGCATAGCTAACTATGGAAACCATACAGAAAACAAACAGGGGGGACAGCTTGGTTCTGAGATGGCCATTTACAGCGATGTGAACCTCTCCAACAAGCTTAATGAGATtaaaacattcaacaactccAACTTGTGCTACGCGAGTCCAGGAGGAGATTCAGCAGCCACATATGAACCTATCCCGTACGCCACCACACAGCTCATTCAAGCCAGCATTAAAAATAAGGCAGCCACTGGTGTCGCTATGGCAGAGCCTCTGGACATGCCCTGCTGGAAACagccccccaacctgcctccaaTACCAAAGGAGATGGCAGTACAGATGCAATACAACATAATTGAAcaaaacatgctaaataaag ATCATCTGCAAGGAAGTGAAGGAATGATCCATCCTAAAACTATCCCCTACAACCAGACCCGTGATCACAGCACAGGAGGCTCACACCACAGCTCAGACAGAGGCAGCAACAGCACCTCAG GGagtcaaaatcaaaagaaagGAACACGGGCCCCAAAGATCCCAAAACATAATGCAGTAAGCTGGGGAGAAGCCCTGTCTCCTCCTCATGCTAATGCATGGGACTGTGATGAGTATAGCCTACCCATGGAAAGGAG TTTTGATCCAGAGGAGAGAATGGAAGGCTGCCCTACTCCACCACTTAGAGGGGCTGCCTCATCCCCTCTTGAAGTGTTTTATAGTCACCCACCTAACGCAACACCACAGGGAGACCTGAGCAATGGCCTGCAAGATGGAACCGAGCACCTCAG CCAACACATCAGCGGCCACCCTCGCCCTCTTTCCCCAACACACACCTACAGCTCCATACCCTTCTGCATGGACACCGATGtacaggaggaggatgaggaggaagaggaggaggaggcagaagaGGAGACAGACGCAGAGCTCGCTGACAGTTACTACAGCCAACACCACAAACGGCAGAAGCACAAACACCAGCTGCACCACCCCTCTCCACACAATCTGCTTCTCCATGGGCTGGAGCAGACCCCAGCCTCCAGCACTGGGGATCTGGACAGATCAGTCACAGGGTCCATGGTCAACAGCTGGGGCTCAGCATCTGAGGACAACATCTCATCTGGCAGGTCCAGTGTTGTCAGCACCTCGGAAGGATCCTTCTTTACAGACGGCGATTTCAACCAGGCAGTGGCCTCTTCGCGGGATATTGTAGGCCTGCGCATGTGTAGATACCCAGAGGAGTCAG GCCGGCGGCACCAGCGGCCCAGCAGCCCCATGTCCACAGACAGCAACATGAGTCCTGCAATAACACATAAAAGACCCAGAAGGCATAAACAGAACCAGTCCGGTCAACAGGGCTACCAACCCAAAGATATCTTCAATGACG ACTCTTGCATGCCTCTGAATTTTCCAAGCCAGATGTCCCACAGCGACTATAAAGTGAGGGGGGCAACGCTGCCTCGGATGGGCTCCGGGGAGGCCCGGGGTCGACGAGGTAGCGCCGGGACTCAAAGGGTCAGGGAGGCTTCAtttgagcagagagagagccagGACAAGCACAAGACTCCACTAGGAGGGAAAGGAAGCAGCAAAGGCCGACAGCACTCAG AAATTGGGGATGTCCTTCTGTACAGTCGTCCCTCTTTCCCATCAGGTCAAGCTCAGAGGGAGCCTGATGATACTAATTCATCCAGCTTTATGTCATGTGGAGACTCAAGGACCAAACAGGGAGGACAGCTGGCACCTACAGGACAGGTGGAAGAG ttcCTGAAAAGCTAA